One genomic window of Sphingomonas sp. C3-2 includes the following:
- a CDS encoding MipA/OmpV family protein — MTFLKTPWRRLSLSALPLIALAGIQPAMAQSPEGKNAGQDRDTVTVAAGVAYGPSYQGSDDYRALPGFQLRGKVSNHHFFMRGLQLYVDALPEPDTDGLNFSIGPVAGVRLDRVNGIRDAQVKALGEKNVAVELGGFAAVSKRGVLLGEYDTLALRVTYVTDVANAHKSYVVTPAVEYAVPLSKRTLVALSVSADYVGDGFARYYRNIDADGAAASGLAPYSAKGGFSTVNAGLLATRALGDDLRQGWSVFGIANYGRQLGDFKDSPIVSDAGSANQWFGAVGVGYTF; from the coding sequence ATGACATTTCTCAAGACTCCGTGGCGGCGCCTTTCGCTAAGCGCCCTCCCCCTCATCGCGCTTGCCGGCATCCAGCCGGCGATGGCGCAATCGCCCGAGGGGAAGAACGCAGGTCAGGACCGCGACACGGTGACGGTAGCGGCGGGCGTCGCCTACGGCCCGTCCTATCAGGGATCGGACGATTACCGCGCGCTCCCCGGCTTTCAGCTGCGCGGCAAGGTTTCGAACCATCATTTCTTCATGCGCGGGCTGCAGCTTTATGTTGACGCGCTGCCCGAACCCGACACTGACGGGCTGAACTTCTCGATCGGCCCGGTGGCGGGCGTGCGGCTGGACCGGGTGAACGGCATCCGCGACGCGCAGGTAAAGGCGCTGGGCGAGAAGAACGTCGCCGTCGAGCTGGGCGGCTTTGCCGCAGTGTCCAAACGCGGCGTGCTGCTGGGCGAATATGACACGCTGGCGCTGCGCGTGACCTATGTCACCGACGTGGCCAATGCGCACAAAAGCTATGTCGTGACGCCAGCGGTGGAATATGCGGTGCCGCTGAGCAAGCGCACGCTGGTCGCGCTGTCGGTATCGGCCGATTATGTCGGCGACGGCTTTGCCCGTTATTACCGCAATATCGACGCCGATGGCGCCGCCGCCAGCGGCCTTGCGCCGTACAGCGCCAAGGGCGGGTTCAGCACCGTGAATGCGGGGCTTCTCGCCACCCGGGCGCTTGGCGACGATCTGCGCCAGGGCTGGTCGGTGTTCGGCATCGCCAATTATGGCCGGCAGCTGGGCGACTTCAAGGACAGCCCGATTGTCTCCGACGCGGGCAGCGCGAACCAGTGGTTCGGCGCGGTTGGCGTCGGTTATACCTTCTGA